One window from the genome of Paraneptunicella aestuarii encodes:
- a CDS encoding chemotaxis protein CheW — protein MNSNELQLLSVTLTEDIYGIDITKVQEIRALGKYRKLPNMPKYCVGVIDFRNSMVPVMDLREMFGYQHDKVSAQTVIVVMLVEHHTEQMLLGIVVDSVSDVIAVQQKDLRKSPNIGAKVNTSFIRGMFKHDDNIVVVLALDAILEADALTDIRALVKNEQISV, from the coding sequence ATGAACAGCAATGAATTACAGCTCTTAAGTGTCACTCTCACAGAAGACATTTACGGCATTGATATCACCAAGGTTCAAGAAATAAGAGCCTTGGGCAAGTATCGCAAATTGCCGAACATGCCCAAATATTGTGTTGGTGTCATTGATTTTCGTAATTCCATGGTGCCAGTCATGGATTTGCGAGAAATGTTCGGATATCAACATGACAAGGTGTCTGCGCAAACCGTCATTGTTGTCATGTTGGTCGAGCACCATACCGAGCAGATGCTGTTAGGCATTGTGGTTGATTCAGTCTCTGATGTTATTGCGGTTCAACAAAAGGATTTAAGGAAATCACCTAACATCGGAGCCAAAGTAAATACCAGTTTTATTCGAGGTATGTTTAAACACGATGACAATATTGTCGTCGTATTAGCCCTCGACGCGATACTGGAAGCAGATGCCCTGACGGATATTCGGGCATTGGTAAAAAACGAACAAATTTCAGTGTAA
- a CDS encoding ParA family protein, translating into MRIIACVNQKGGVGKTTVCANLAYALSEQGSRVLVLDMDPQGHLGQSYGFFQNKRPGIDSLLSGSHNFNEIIVDLSDTLSFVPSGPGLQRMESIPMGKGKGLLLKKAVQKQIRDYDFILLDCPPSSGFLVVNALAVANELLIPVTPDYFGMSGLSMLLTTVKNFEKVLGKYQHRWIVVSRMQTRRLTKDVMKKLEHYFKQSLVPVQITERAALAECPSYGKPIMAYAPNSSSSKEFEQLARHISQYEESLDESEESRRREPLGA; encoded by the coding sequence ATGCGCATTATCGCATGTGTTAACCAAAAAGGTGGGGTGGGGAAAACCACCGTATGTGCAAACCTTGCTTACGCACTTTCCGAACAAGGTAGTCGTGTATTGGTTTTGGATATGGATCCGCAAGGACATCTGGGTCAAAGCTATGGTTTTTTTCAGAATAAAAGACCCGGCATCGACTCATTGCTTAGCGGCAGCCATAACTTCAACGAGATTATTGTCGATCTTTCAGACACCTTAAGTTTCGTTCCATCAGGGCCAGGATTGCAAAGGATGGAATCTATTCCGATGGGGAAAGGGAAAGGGCTACTGCTAAAAAAAGCGGTGCAAAAACAAATTCGAGACTATGATTTTATACTACTGGATTGCCCTCCATCATCGGGCTTTTTGGTAGTTAATGCTCTCGCCGTAGCGAATGAATTATTAATTCCGGTTACGCCAGATTACTTCGGCATGTCGGGGTTATCCATGCTACTGACGACAGTAAAGAATTTTGAAAAGGTATTGGGTAAATATCAACATCGCTGGATAGTGGTAAGCAGGATGCAGACTCGTCGTTTGACGAAGGATGTGATGAAAAAATTGGAGCATTATTTTAAGCAATCTCTCGTACCTGTGCAGATTACGGAACGAGCCGCTTTAGCCGAATGCCCCAGTTATGGAAAACCCATTATGGCGTATGCGCCAAACAGTAGTTCCAGCAAAGAGTTTGAACAACTGGCAAGGCATATATCTCAATATGAGGAATCGCTAGATGAGTCAGAAGAATCACGACGAAGAGAGCCGCTTGGGGCATGA
- a CDS encoding STAS domain-containing protein: MSQKNHDEESRLGHDPLEWLEDDELEKQDNSSTVVNEQPTPAHENSEEDEMQQNISAPEDSLPSDQQDTVAINKFKQNGRTGKLFLPERLMVQSIESLHKEWLLLAEIDNLNQLNINAGQVEDIDAAGLQLLFVLIRQLTSNGCQVVLDDVPDKLDNAFVQAGLADYFKAFVHAA, translated from the coding sequence ATGAGTCAGAAGAATCACGACGAAGAGAGCCGCTTGGGGCATGATCCCCTGGAATGGCTTGAAGACGATGAGTTAGAAAAACAAGACAACTCAAGTACGGTTGTGAATGAACAACCCACACCTGCGCATGAAAATTCTGAAGAAGATGAAATGCAGCAGAATATTTCTGCGCCTGAAGATTCATTACCATCAGATCAACAAGATACTGTTGCCATTAACAAATTTAAGCAAAACGGTCGCACGGGCAAGCTTTTCCTTCCCGAAAGATTAATGGTGCAATCTATCGAATCCTTACATAAAGAGTGGCTACTTCTCGCTGAAATCGACAATCTCAATCAATTGAATATCAATGCAGGTCAGGTGGAGGATATCGACGCTGCCGGCCTGCAATTACTCTTTGTATTAATAAGACAACTCACTTCAAATGGCTGCCAGGTCGTTTTGGATGATGTACCCGACAAACTGGACAACGCCTTTGTACAAGCCGGACTGGCAGACTACTTTAAGGCGTTCGTCCATGCAGCCTAA
- a CDS encoding CheR family methyltransferase, with product MQPNYQDDKKKEFGFTRKHFDLLRQKAKAYSGIHVTDDKYEMYYARLAKRLRLLKLNSFNEYLSLIDKDPEEFIDFINAITTNVTSFDREAHHFEYLKERIKANEIHSLSIWSAGCSSGEEPYSIIVNLYELARQHKIPFKLVGTDLDTNVLARAANGVYDVKAIEKYSKETKKHYFLRGVGSNSGKCRVKKPYRELVQFKQLNLINNWRFDKPFDVIFCRNVMIYFENDMKHQILKKYAEHLVPGGLLFLGHSESISKTNSDFDNVGKTIYRKRRK from the coding sequence ATGCAGCCTAACTATCAAGATGATAAAAAGAAAGAATTTGGCTTTACCCGTAAACACTTCGATCTATTACGCCAAAAAGCCAAAGCCTACTCAGGTATTCATGTCACTGATGACAAGTACGAGATGTACTATGCGCGTTTAGCCAAGCGTTTACGCTTATTAAAGCTAAACAGCTTTAATGAATACCTGAGTCTCATTGATAAAGATCCCGAAGAGTTTATTGATTTCATTAATGCGATCACTACCAATGTCACCTCCTTTGATCGGGAAGCGCATCATTTTGAATATCTAAAAGAGCGGATTAAAGCTAACGAAATACATTCATTGTCGATTTGGTCTGCAGGCTGCTCATCCGGAGAAGAACCCTATTCCATTATCGTCAACTTATACGAGCTGGCACGACAACACAAAATCCCTTTTAAATTGGTCGGCACCGATTTGGATACCAATGTGTTGGCCAGAGCAGCAAATGGCGTTTATGACGTTAAGGCAATAGAGAAATACAGCAAGGAAACCAAGAAACATTATTTTTTAAGGGGCGTTGGCAGTAATTCAGGTAAGTGCCGGGTAAAGAAGCCTTATAGAGAACTGGTGCAGTTTAAGCAGCTTAACCTGATCAATAACTGGCGTTTTGATAAGCCCTTTGATGTCATATTTTGCCGAAACGTTATGATTTATTTTGAAAATGACATGAAGCATCAAATCCTTAAAAAATACGCCGAACACCTTGTGCCAGGAGGTTTGCTGTTTCTTGGACATTCCGAATCGATCAGTAAAACCAACTCAGACTTCGATAATGTCGGCAAGACCATTTATCGTAAGCGTAGAAAATAG
- the cheD gene encoding chemoreceptor glutamine deamidase CheD, with product MHHHKPSPPTCLPGFEHVNRYWDRHHNTFAAKILPGEYYVTTGQEVITTVLGSCISVCVYDPVQGIGGMNHFMLPSSRKDDMGLLSESFRYGDVAMERLVNDLLRNGADKSRLIFKAFGGGQIIKHMTAIGQRNISFLHKFMTMEGYKLKASDLGGPHPRKVVFFPLEGSVKVKRLQHMHNDTIVARENKYSTQLSKQEEITGDIDLFD from the coding sequence ATGCACCATCACAAACCCTCTCCCCCAACCTGCTTACCAGGCTTTGAACATGTCAATCGCTATTGGGATAGGCATCACAATACTTTCGCAGCCAAGATCCTTCCCGGAGAATATTACGTCACAACAGGACAGGAAGTGATCACAACCGTACTTGGTTCATGCATTTCTGTATGCGTTTATGACCCAGTACAAGGCATCGGCGGTATGAACCATTTTATGTTACCCAGTAGCCGCAAGGATGATATGGGATTATTAAGTGAATCATTCCGTTATGGTGATGTTGCCATGGAACGATTGGTTAATGATTTGCTCCGTAATGGTGCCGACAAAAGTCGTCTGATTTTTAAAGCTTTTGGCGGCGGGCAAATTATCAAGCATATGACCGCCATAGGGCAGCGTAATATTTCTTTTTTACATAAGTTCATGACGATGGAAGGCTACAAATTAAAAGCATCTGACCTGGGAGGGCCTCATCCCAGAAAAGTGGTCTTTTTTCCGTTAGAGGGTTCAGTTAAAGTTAAACGGCTACAACACATGCATAATGACACCATCGTTGCTCGTGAGAACAAATACTCTACTCAATTGAGCAAACAAGAGGAGATCACAGGTGATATAGACCTGTTTGATTAG
- a CDS encoding protein-glutamate methylesterase/protein-glutamine glutaminase, which produces MKKIKVLIVDDSQLIRELLTSILDSDPRLEVVGCAVDPHQARQMIKDLSPDVITLDVEMPRMNGITFLKNLMRLRPMPVVMISTLTSEGSQITMQALELGAIDFIEKPNNISEMMADYRDIIINKVITAASVSKTKLLAYQNRLKAEEHVKHQPIDIQRARILQIPSQPTNKIIAIGGSTGGLEALRALLEAVKFSGSESIVVVLHLPAGFTQSYARRLNQCLPVTVKEAEDKERILPGHIYIAPGGLHLSIKRRAVGYQCIIEDGEKVNRHKPSVDVLFDSVAKEAKNDAMGIILTGMGNDGARGLKHIFDAGGETYAQNEESSVVWGMPGTAVAAGAVPSANIRDLSKIASVIPPFAKR; this is translated from the coding sequence ATGAAAAAAATAAAAGTACTTATCGTTGATGACTCACAGTTAATTCGCGAATTACTTACTTCCATTCTGGATTCAGATCCCAGGCTTGAAGTTGTTGGGTGTGCGGTTGATCCTCATCAAGCTCGTCAAATGATCAAAGATCTCTCCCCCGATGTGATTACATTAGATGTGGAAATGCCACGGATGAATGGCATTACCTTCCTGAAAAACCTGATGCGCTTACGGCCAATGCCCGTAGTCATGATTTCTACACTGACATCTGAAGGCTCACAGATCACCATGCAAGCCTTGGAGTTAGGCGCTATCGATTTTATCGAGAAACCCAATAATATCAGTGAAATGATGGCCGATTACCGCGACATTATTATCAACAAAGTCATTACCGCTGCCAGCGTGTCCAAAACCAAGCTTTTGGCCTATCAAAACCGTTTAAAAGCTGAAGAGCATGTAAAACACCAGCCCATTGATATTCAAAGAGCTCGGATTCTGCAAATTCCCTCCCAACCGACCAATAAAATTATCGCCATTGGCGGTTCAACTGGAGGACTGGAGGCACTTAGAGCTTTGCTGGAGGCCGTTAAATTTTCAGGCAGTGAATCCATTGTTGTTGTCCTACATTTGCCCGCAGGGTTTACTCAATCCTATGCCCGAAGGCTAAACCAGTGTTTGCCGGTTACAGTGAAGGAAGCCGAAGACAAAGAACGTATTTTACCCGGGCATATCTACATTGCTCCCGGTGGACTACACCTCAGTATTAAACGTCGAGCAGTAGGATACCAATGCATTATTGAAGATGGGGAAAAAGTAAACAGACATAAGCCCAGTGTTGATGTGTTATTCGATTCCGTCGCCAAAGAAGCGAAAAACGATGCAATGGGGATCATACTTACAGGTATGGGTAACGATGGTGCCCGTGGCTTAAAACACATATTTGATGCCGGCGGTGAAACCTACGCACAAAATGAAGAATCCAGTGTTGTATGGGGTATGCCCGGCACTGCGGTTGCTGCTGGCGCGGTTCCAAGTGCCAATATCAGAGACCTTTCTAAAATCGCCTCAGTCATCCCTCCGTTTGCAAAAAGATAG
- a CDS encoding 4'-phosphopantetheinyl transferase family protein — protein MHRPFLSNHGQVEWWDRPNLIQYYCEFNLDAYQDNLFDSHGVHFPDTVKKSVVKRRAEFLAGRYCSLKALAMVGEFPEFIPVGKQREPLWPETTLGAISHTTACATTIVTKDPDVKGLGIDIENLVNTDTMEKICSHIMPKEAGTILEQEGLTQEEVFTLVFSVKESFFKAAYPQVKRYFDFDAVEILSFDQDKKEITFRVEEDLCPAIQPGLIVKGYYHQFSEEKWATLVTI, from the coding sequence ATGCACAGACCATTTTTAAGTAATCATGGGCAGGTAGAATGGTGGGATCGTCCAAATTTAATTCAGTACTACTGTGAATTTAATTTAGACGCATACCAGGATAACCTCTTTGATTCACATGGAGTGCATTTCCCCGACACAGTCAAGAAGTCGGTTGTTAAACGTCGAGCAGAGTTTCTTGCAGGCCGCTATTGCTCATTAAAAGCCTTGGCAATGGTTGGCGAATTTCCTGAATTTATCCCCGTCGGTAAACAGCGTGAACCTCTCTGGCCGGAAACCACCTTGGGAGCCATTAGCCATACCACAGCCTGTGCCACAACCATAGTGACGAAAGATCCTGATGTTAAAGGGCTGGGTATTGATATTGAAAACCTCGTCAACACCGACACGATGGAAAAGATCTGCAGCCACATTATGCCAAAAGAAGCTGGCACTATTCTGGAACAGGAAGGTCTTACCCAGGAAGAAGTATTTACCCTGGTCTTTTCCGTTAAAGAAAGCTTCTTTAAAGCCGCCTATCCTCAAGTAAAACGCTATTTTGATTTTGACGCCGTAGAAATTCTTTCATTTGATCAGGATAAGAAAGAAATTACATTCCGTGTCGAAGAAGATTTATGTCCTGCAATACAGCCCGGATTAATAGTGAAAGGTTACTATCATCAGTTTTCAGAAGAGAAATGGGCGACATTAGTCACTATCTAA
- a CDS encoding MerC domain-containing protein, which produces MAQGNTRILDKVGIWASSLCAVHCLSLPVLLPIAPLLGASFFAQDWFERSILIVSLVVGFWAMLVGFYRHHRQISPLISIALGGMIYWNKDIFGESFEPITIAIGAMLIVAAHVTNLRLTQQSKKRAS; this is translated from the coding sequence TTGGCACAAGGTAATACTCGCATATTAGACAAAGTAGGCATTTGGGCATCTAGCCTGTGTGCTGTGCATTGCTTGTCATTGCCAGTATTGTTGCCAATTGCTCCTTTACTTGGCGCCAGCTTTTTTGCTCAAGACTGGTTTGAGCGTAGTATCCTTATTGTTTCCCTGGTTGTGGGTTTTTGGGCAATGCTGGTGGGGTTTTACCGCCATCACCGTCAGATTTCTCCTCTGATTAGTATTGCGTTGGGTGGGATGATTTACTGGAATAAAGATATTTTCGGTGAGTCTTTCGAGCCTATCACTATTGCCATAGGCGCTATGCTGATCGTTGCGGCTCACGTAACCAACTTAAGACTTACTCAACAAAGCAAGAAGCGTGCTTCCTAG
- a CDS encoding divergent polysaccharide deacetylase family protein, protein MRNNNICSAAIPFECALHKAEPKTFDHIERKKTLTGKLVSLIGTGSFLLAFFLLNTFSFRAVKSVLIALGLGFASLVNASTIALIIDDIGNKPEDIRAFSLPSEITFAILPHTPYSMPFSQLAEQQQREVMLHVPMESLSGKELGPGALTSIMPPEMIKEQLEQAHASVPNAIAINNHMGSKLTQLTLPMTATMEYLQTKGLYFVDSRTTRFSRAENIAQKYGVPSLHRHVFLDHIPEPRHIETQFKRLRGIANRDGLAIGIAHPYPQTLAYLSKHLPELEKAGIRLVPLSELMFDKQQQLAMNKAEEKESPVVAEDE, encoded by the coding sequence GTGCGCAACAACAATATCTGCAGTGCAGCCATACCTTTTGAGTGTGCGCTGCACAAAGCAGAACCGAAAACGTTTGATCATATTGAACGTAAAAAAACGCTAACAGGAAAGCTGGTCTCCTTAATCGGAACTGGTTCATTTTTGTTGGCGTTTTTTTTGTTAAACACTTTTTCTTTCAGAGCTGTTAAAAGTGTTTTGATTGCTTTGGGTTTAGGCTTTGCTAGTCTGGTGAATGCCTCCACTATTGCCTTGATCATTGATGACATTGGTAACAAGCCTGAAGATATTCGAGCCTTTTCACTTCCTAGCGAAATCACCTTCGCGATATTGCCTCATACACCGTACTCAATGCCTTTTTCGCAACTGGCTGAGCAACAGCAAAGAGAAGTAATGTTGCATGTACCGATGGAATCTTTGTCGGGCAAAGAGTTAGGACCAGGAGCGTTAACCTCAATAATGCCGCCGGAGATGATTAAAGAGCAACTGGAACAAGCTCATGCCAGTGTGCCGAATGCCATTGCTATTAATAATCATATGGGTAGCAAATTAACGCAGTTAACCTTACCTATGACGGCGACGATGGAGTACCTGCAAACTAAAGGTTTGTATTTCGTTGATAGTCGAACGACGCGTTTTAGCCGTGCTGAAAACATCGCTCAAAAATACGGTGTGCCGAGTTTACACCGACATGTTTTTTTAGATCATATTCCAGAACCTCGACACATCGAGACTCAGTTTAAGCGTTTGAGAGGAATTGCCAACCGCGATGGTTTAGCTATTGGTATTGCTCATCCATATCCACAAACATTGGCTTATCTCTCCAAACATTTACCCGAATTGGAAAAGGCGGGTATCAGGTTGGTTCCTCTCAGTGAATTGATGTTTGATAAACAGCAACAGCTCGCAATGAATAAAGCGGAAGAAAAAGAAAGTCCGGTTGTTGCAGAAGACGAATAA
- a CDS encoding murein hydrolase activator EnvC family protein, with product MQTPQRFSLWCFAVVLGWGLCVHSTIVRAQSNEPNEQELQQIQNQIKRRQEQLQEQMLSAQDLQNRLKAAELEISRLSQDIVVSERMIKDNQKEQNTLIKEKNALLKKKEEQQALLAKQIRSAYMRGNHDYTKMLLNQEDAGKFERMLVYYQYLNNARQSEIESFQSLVTQLLDVATKLKANADQLKRDKANLEQQQVVMRLRQQERESTLQALQKTINNEAAHIEQLQINEQNLVQAMEAARKSQEMADQELLGLEPFKGKLLQPADGRLRKLFGKRRQGQVHWKGVLVYGDAGSPISAIHHGKVLFADWLRGFGLMIIVDHGNGYMSLYGQNQALLKQVGDRVEAGETIALLGQSGGQSRPSLYFEIRHKGQPVNPANWLQK from the coding sequence ATGCAAACACCACAGCGGTTTTCCCTGTGGTGTTTTGCTGTAGTTTTGGGCTGGGGATTATGCGTTCATAGCACTATTGTTCGGGCACAGTCGAATGAGCCCAATGAGCAAGAATTGCAGCAAATTCAGAATCAGATTAAGCGCAGGCAAGAGCAGTTGCAGGAGCAAATGTTATCTGCACAAGATCTGCAGAATCGTTTAAAAGCAGCGGAATTAGAGATTTCCCGTTTGTCTCAGGACATTGTGGTGAGTGAGCGTATGATTAAGGATAATCAGAAGGAACAGAATACGCTGATCAAAGAGAAAAATGCTCTTTTGAAAAAGAAGGAAGAACAGCAGGCATTACTGGCAAAGCAAATTCGAAGTGCTTACATGCGTGGTAATCATGATTACACCAAAATGCTATTAAATCAGGAAGATGCCGGGAAGTTTGAGCGTATGTTGGTGTATTACCAGTATTTGAATAATGCTCGCCAAAGCGAAATTGAGAGCTTCCAGAGTCTGGTTACTCAGTTATTGGATGTTGCGACAAAGTTGAAAGCAAATGCTGATCAACTAAAACGCGATAAGGCTAATTTGGAACAGCAGCAAGTTGTGATGCGTTTACGTCAACAAGAAAGGGAATCGACGCTACAAGCGCTGCAAAAAACCATTAACAACGAAGCGGCTCATATCGAGCAACTGCAAATTAACGAACAGAACTTGGTTCAGGCCATGGAGGCCGCCCGTAAATCTCAGGAAATGGCAGATCAGGAGCTTCTGGGGTTGGAGCCGTTCAAAGGAAAATTGCTTCAACCTGCCGATGGCAGATTGAGAAAACTCTTTGGTAAACGACGCCAGGGACAAGTCCATTGGAAAGGAGTGTTAGTCTATGGCGATGCGGGTAGTCCCATCAGTGCTATTCATCATGGCAAAGTCTTGTTTGCCGATTGGCTCAGAGGGTTTGGCTTGATGATTATCGTTGACCACGGTAATGGTTACATGAGCCTGTATGGTCAAAATCAAGCTTTGTTAAAGCAGGTCGGAGACCGTGTTGAAGCCGGCGAAACTATTGCCCTGTTAGGCCAAAGTGGAGGTCAGTCAAGACCTTCACTTTACTTCGAGATCCGGCACAAAGGCCAGCCTGTTAATCCAGCCAACTGGTTGCAGAAATAA
- the gpmM gene encoding 2,3-bisphosphoglycerate-independent phosphoglycerate mutase: MNPGKKPLVLLILDGWGYREETDNNAIANAATPVLDELWQSCPHTLISGSGLDVGLPDGQMGNSEVGHVNLGAGRVVYQDFTRITKSIQDGEFASNPVIAGNIKAAVENDKAVHIMGLMSPGGVHSHTDHIFALVRAAAELGAKKIYLHAFLDGRDTPPRSAESSLKQADELFAELGVGKTASLVGRYYAMDRDQRWDRVQAAYDMLTLGKSEFQAESAIAGLEAAYARGENDEFVKTTLIGDAAPLEDGDALFFANFRADRARQISRAFTDVDFSGFERKKTPALCAFVTLTQFAADIKAAVAFPPEELKNVMGEWLAKHNRTQLRISETEKYAHVTFFFSGGREDLYQGEERILVPSPDVATYDLQPEMNSEELTNKLVGAIESQKFDVIICNYPNGDMVGHTGVYEAAVKACEAVDKCIGRVVEALRKVGGECLITADHGNAEQMVDHNTGQAHTAHTSELVPFIYVGRSALPREGATLSDVAPTMLHLMGMPQPDEMTGKPIMTLQD, from the coding sequence ATGAATCCGGGAAAGAAACCCTTGGTATTGTTGATTTTGGATGGGTGGGGTTACCGGGAAGAGACCGACAATAACGCGATTGCCAATGCTGCAACGCCTGTGTTGGATGAGTTATGGCAATCATGCCCTCACACGCTTATCTCTGGATCCGGGCTGGATGTTGGTTTGCCTGACGGGCAAATGGGAAACTCTGAAGTCGGGCACGTAAATTTAGGTGCCGGTCGCGTTGTTTATCAGGATTTCACACGCATTACCAAGTCCATTCAAGACGGGGAGTTTGCATCAAATCCGGTTATTGCTGGCAATATTAAGGCCGCTGTTGAGAACGACAAAGCGGTTCACATCATGGGGTTGATGTCACCTGGTGGCGTTCACAGTCATACAGATCACATCTTTGCATTGGTTCGCGCAGCGGCAGAACTAGGTGCTAAAAAGATCTATTTGCATGCCTTTTTGGATGGTCGAGACACGCCACCAAGAAGTGCGGAATCATCGTTGAAACAAGCTGATGAACTATTCGCTGAATTAGGCGTGGGTAAAACTGCGAGCCTGGTGGGCCGTTACTATGCCATGGATCGTGATCAACGTTGGGATCGCGTTCAGGCTGCCTACGACATGCTGACTCTTGGCAAGAGCGAGTTTCAGGCGGAGTCAGCCATTGCGGGTTTGGAAGCGGCTTATGCGCGTGGTGAAAACGACGAGTTTGTTAAAACTACCTTGATTGGTGACGCTGCACCTCTTGAAGATGGTGATGCGCTCTTCTTTGCGAATTTCCGCGCTGATCGTGCTCGCCAAATTTCTCGCGCTTTTACTGATGTCGACTTCTCTGGCTTTGAACGTAAGAAAACGCCAGCGTTGTGTGCCTTTGTGACCCTAACTCAATTTGCTGCGGATATTAAAGCGGCGGTGGCTTTCCCGCCAGAAGAACTGAAAAATGTCATGGGAGAATGGTTAGCCAAGCACAATCGCACGCAATTGCGTATCTCTGAAACCGAGAAATATGCGCATGTGACCTTCTTTTTCAGCGGTGGACGAGAAGACTTATATCAAGGAGAAGAACGTATTCTGGTTCCTTCTCCAGACGTTGCTACTTACGATTTGCAGCCAGAAATGAATTCGGAAGAATTGACCAATAAGCTGGTGGGCGCCATCGAATCGCAGAAGTTTGACGTGATAATTTGTAATTATCCAAATGGTGACATGGTGGGTCATACCGGTGTCTATGAAGCCGCTGTCAAAGCTTGTGAAGCCGTGGACAAGTGTATAGGTCGAGTCGTTGAAGCATTGCGCAAGGTTGGCGGTGAGTGTTTGATTACTGCCGATCATGGTAACGCGGAGCAGATGGTTGATCACAATACTGGACAAGCACACACTGCACATACCAGCGAACTTGTACCTTTCATTTATGTTGGTCGTAGTGCCCTGCCTCGCGAAGGAGCGACGCTTAGTGATGTAGCACCAACCATGTTGCATCTAATGGGTATGCCTCAGCCAGACGAGATGACCGGCAAACCCATTATGACGTTACAGGACTAA
- a CDS encoding rhodanese-like domain-containing protein codes for MQQLVEFIGNHPYLATAWVVLFCLLIYSYVVSFFSPLQEISTHEATRQINKEDAVVLDIRPTAEFKKGHILGATQIPAESVTKGDFSKLEKFKDKPIIVVCPMGMSAKRTAMQMLKAGFAKVSVLKGGMGSWQGEGLPVKK; via the coding sequence ATGCAACAGCTTGTTGAGTTTATCGGTAATCATCCTTATTTGGCAACCGCTTGGGTGGTATTGTTTTGCTTACTGATATACAGCTATGTCGTAAGTTTTTTCTCGCCATTGCAAGAAATCTCCACACATGAAGCCACTCGCCAAATAAACAAGGAAGATGCTGTCGTATTGGATATACGTCCTACTGCAGAATTTAAAAAGGGTCACATCCTTGGCGCTACTCAGATTCCGGCAGAATCAGTCACTAAAGGCGACTTCAGCAAACTTGAAAAGTTTAAAGACAAACCCATTATTGTAGTCTGCCCTATGGGTATGTCTGCTAAACGTACCGCCATGCAAATGCTAAAAGCTGGTTTTGCTAAGGTTTCAGTGCTTAAAGGCGGTATGGGATCCTGGCAAGGTGAAGGTTTACCGGTTAAAAAGTGA
- the grxC gene encoding glutaredoxin 3 gives MKKVEIYTKGHCPYCKRAKALLDSKNVAYIEYKIDEQPELRDGMIERANGGYTVPQIFIGGDLHIGGCDDMMALEEQQKLDPLLAD, from the coding sequence ATGAAAAAAGTAGAGATATACACCAAGGGTCATTGCCCATACTGCAAAAGAGCCAAAGCCCTTTTAGACAGTAAAAATGTGGCATACATAGAGTACAAAATTGACGAGCAGCCAGAATTACGTGACGGCATGATTGAAAGAGCAAATGGTGGCTACACCGTTCCTCAAATTTTCATTGGTGGCGATCTGCACATTGGCGGCTGCGACGATATGATGGCGCTTGAAGAACAACAAAAGTTAGATCCACTTCTAGCCGACTAG
- the secB gene encoding protein-export chaperone SecB, whose product MSEENLTNGAGAPESQPQTQFALQRIYCKDISFETPNSPAIFHKEWKPEIKLDIDTRSTKLDEVNFEVVLTITVTAKIEETTAFLCEVQQAGIFTIENIPEEQLPHMLGAFCPNMLFPYARETISNLVNRGTFPPLNLAPVNFDAIFAAYVQKRQQEHAAQEGQQLDA is encoded by the coding sequence ATGTCTGAAGAAAATTTGACAAACGGTGCAGGTGCGCCAGAAAGCCAACCTCAAACTCAATTTGCATTACAACGCATTTACTGCAAAGACATTTCGTTTGAAACACCGAATTCCCCGGCTATTTTCCACAAAGAGTGGAAACCTGAAATCAAGCTGGATATTGACACCCGAAGCACTAAATTGGACGAAGTAAACTTCGAAGTTGTACTCACCATCACAGTAACAGCAAAAATCGAAGAGACGACAGCATTCCTTTGTGAAGTTCAACAAGCGGGTATTTTCACTATTGAAAATATTCCAGAAGAGCAATTGCCTCATATGTTGGGAGCATTCTGTCCGAACATGCTTTTCCCATATGCACGCGAAACCATCTCTAATCTGGTCAACAGAGGGACTTTCCCTCCTCTGAATCTGGCACCAGTGAATTTTGATGCTATCTTTGCAGCATATGTTCAAAAACGTCAGCAAGAACATGCCGCTCAAGAAGGCCAACAGCTAGACGCATAA